A portion of the Suricata suricatta isolate VVHF042 chromosome 11, meerkat_22Aug2017_6uvM2_HiC, whole genome shotgun sequence genome contains these proteins:
- the LOC115272544 gene encoding olfactory receptor 52N1-like produces TNTAITKVGFATFSRGVLLTIPFTFLITRLPFCRGNLIHHTYCDHMSVAKLSCGNIKINVIYGLVVAISIAGFDIFCICMSYTSIIRTVVNLSSADARHKAFSTCTSHICAIVITYVPAFFNFFTHRFGGRTIPHHVHIVIANLYLLLPPTLNPIVYGMKTKQIREGVIKLFLREKDF; encoded by the coding sequence ACCAACACTGCAATTACCAAGGTTGGGTTTGCCACCTTCAGTAGAGGTGTTTTGCTCACAATCCCATTCACTTTCCTCATCACACGTCTTCCCTTCTGCAGGGGCAACCTCATCCACCACACCTACTGTGACCATATGTCTGTGGCCAAATTGTCTTGTGGCAACATCAAGATTAATGTTATTTATGGCCTAGTAGTTGCCATATCGATTGCAGGATTTGATATTTTCTGTATCTGCATGTCTTACACCAGTATTATCCGGACTGTAGTAAATCTCTCATCTGCAGATGCTCGCCACAAAGCCTTCAGCACTTGCACCTCACACATATGTGCTATTGTTATCACCTATGTCCCAGCCTTCTTCAACTTCTTCACTCACCGCTTTGGGGGACGCACCATACCTCACCACGTTCATATTGTCATAGCCAACCTCTACCTGTTGCTGCCTCCCACTTTGAATCCAATTGTCTATGGAATGAAGACCAAGCAGATCCGTGAAGGAGTAATCAAGTTATTTCTTAGAGAAAAGGATTTTTGA